The Deltaproteobacteria bacterium genomic interval CGCCGCCCCCTCACCCGCCGCCGCCCGCCGGCGTCGCCGCACATGGCCGCCTCACCCGCCGCCCGCCGGCGTCGCCGCGCCGTCCCCCGGCCCGCCGCCGCCCGCGACCGCGCCCGGCGCCGCCGCGGCGGCGTCGTCGAGCACCACCTCGCCCGTGGCGACGCCGCCCTCGACGTGCTCGACGACCCGCGGCGACAGCCCGTGCAACAGCGCCAACATCCGCCGGTTGTCGGCCAGCACCTCGAACCGCAACCGCCGAATCCCCCGCTCGCGCGCCGCCTCGAACAGGCGCCGCAGCAGCGCCGTCCCCAGGCCGCGCCGCTGGTATGCGTCGATCACCGTGACCGCGACGTCCGCCGCGTCCGGCGCGTCGGCGAACCGCACGAACCGCGCGACCCCGATCCCGTGTTCGCGGCCGTCGGGTCCGTCGACGAGCGCGCCGATCGCGACGTGATCCCACCCGTCGGGCCGCGTGAGGTACTCGACCTCCGCTGGCGTGAGCGACTCGCGCGCCGCGAGAAACCGGCTGTAGCGCGAATCCGGCGACAGCTGCGCGAACCCCTCGAGCAACAGCGGCGCGTCCTCCGGCCGGCCCATGCGCAGGCGCACGCGAGTACCGTCGGTCAGCTCGATCGTCTCGCTGTAGTCGGCGCCGAACCGAAGCGCGCCGGCGGAAGTCATTCGTCGACCATAGCGCACCACGGTGCCGGCGCAGAGAACGGCGCCTACCGCCGTTTGATCGCTCGCTCGATCTCGCGGCGGTCCTCCGCCTCGCGCTTGGCCTCGCGCTTTTCGTACAGGCGCTTGCCGACGCCGAGGCCGAGTTCGACCTTGATCTTGCCGTCTTTGAGGTACATCGCCAGCGGCACGAGCGCGTAGCCACGCTGGGCGGTCTTCACGGCGAGCCTGCGGATCTCGTGCTTGTGGAGCAGCAGTTTGCGATCGCGCGTCGGGTCGTGGTTGAACTGGTTCGCCCACGGATATTCGTTGATCCGCGCCCCCACCAGATACGCCTCGCCGCCGCGGATCACCGCGTACGCGTCGGTGAGCGACGCCATCGACTCGCGCAGGGACTTGACCTCCGAACCGACGAGCGAGATGCCGGCTTCGTACGTCTCCTCGATGGCGTAGTCGTGGCGCGCCTTCTTGTTGCGGACGAGGACCTTGTGGCCGTCCGCGTGGTCCGCGGCCGCGTTGCGTTGTCGGCGCTTGGCCATTCGGGCCGCAGCGTACGGTCAGTTCTCGGCGCGGGCAAGGCACGCGACGACGACGCCTTCCGCGCCCGCCGCAACGAGCGCGCGGGCGGCGGCGCGCGCCGTGGCGCCGGTCGTCACCACGTCGTCGACGAGCAACACGCGGCGCCCCGCGATCCGCCGCCGGTGACGGTCGGGCACGGCGAAGGCTCGGTCGACGTTGCCCGCCCGCTCACCGGCCGACAGTCCGGCCTGCGGGGCGGTCGCGCGCACGCGGCGCAGCGCCACCGCATCGACCGGAAGCCGCGCGACCCGCGCCGCCTCGCCCGCAAGCAGGTGCGCCTGGTTGTAGCCGCGGCGCGCCTGCCGCCGCCAGTGCAGCGGAACCGGCACGGCCACGTCGATGCGCTCGCGCGCCGCGGCGAGCGCCCACGCCGGCACGTACAGCGGCGCCAGGGCGCGGGCGAGGTCCGGCCGGCCGGCGAACTTGAACCGCCGGATCGCGCGCGCCAGCTCGCCGCCGAACCGATACGGCGCCACGACGCGATCGAACGGCGGCGGCGCCAGCGTGCACCGCCGGCAGGTGACGCTCACGGCGCCCGCGAGCGGCTCGGCACAGCGCGGACACGCGGGCCCCAGCGGATACAACGACAGCTCGCATGCGGCGCACAGCGCTGCCCGGCCGGCCAGCGGCACATCGCACGCCGCGCACCGCGGCGGATACAGCACGTCGAGCAGCGAGGTGACGAGCGAGCTCACGGTGCGGGTATCGGCGGCGGCGCGCCGCGGTTGCGCGCGAATCGCGCCCGGCGGCGCGCCGCGGTCGCGCGCGAACCCAGCCGCCCGCCGCCGCGCGCTACGGCAGCGGCGTTCGCTGCTCGACGACGAACTCGACGCGGTCGTTGACCGCGCGCGCCCGCGGCACGTTGCGCGGCACGAGCGGCCGCGACGACCCGTAGCCCTTGGCGACCAGCCGGTCGCCGTCGATCCCCCAGCGCACGAGCCACGCGCGCACCGCCGCGGCGCGCGCCCGCGCCAGCGCGTCGTCCGCGGGCCCGCGCGGGTGGACGTGCACCCCGATCCGGATTCGCGCCCATTCGGGACGGGCCCGGATCAGCCGAGCGACCTGCTCGAGCACCCGCTCGCCCGCCGGCGTCAGGTCCGCCGTCGTCCCGCGGAACTGGATCGGCTCGATCAGCTCGACGCGATCCTCCCGCTCGAGGATCGCGCTGTCGCCGGCGTCCGGGCAGCCGTCGTCGTCCTCGTTGCCGTTGATCGTCTCGGGCTCGACCGCGCACTCGTCGATGACGTCGGGAATTCCGTCGCGGTCGTTGTCCGGATCGTCGCAGCCGTCCCCGTCGGCGAAGCCGTCGCGGTCCTCCACCTCCATCGGGCAGCGGTCGTCGCGGTCCGGTATGCCGTCGCCGTCGTTGTCCGGGTCCGGGCAGCCGTCGGCGTCCTCGAAGCCGTCTACGTCCTCGGCCTCGGCCGGACACGCGTCGTCCGCGTCGGCGACGCCGTCACTGTCGTTGTCCGGGTCGGGACAGCCGTCGGCGTCCTCGAAGCCGTCGGCATCCTCGGCCTCGTCTGGACAGCGATCCTCGGCGTTGATCACGCCGTCCCCGTCGTCGTCGCCCCGATCGATCGGCGGCGCGGGCGGGCGCACCGGCACCGCGAGGGGACGCGCGCCCGGCGCGTACGACACGAGCACCACGCCCCGCGCGGCGGCCGCGCCCACGCCCGGCAACACGCCGCGCGCAACTCCCGCCGCGACGCCGAACGACCGAGACACGCGGTAGCGCGCACCGACGGCGATCTCCAGCGGGCTGGCGCCCTCGGTCTTGCCCGGCCCGAGCCCCCGCGCGCCGTACACCTCCGCGATCCAGGACCACCGCGGCGACGTGCGCACCGCCGCGCCGAGGCCGAAGGTCACTTCGTCGTCCTGCTCGAGGTCGACGAAGCGCGCGCGGCCGCGCAGCCGGTAGCCGGCGTTGCCCGCTACGTCGACCGGACCGAGCGAACCGCCGGCGATCAGGCGCGCGTGGCCCGTCGGCCCGTCCGCGCCGGCGAACTCGCCGTCCGTTGCGGTCGGAACGGTCACCTCCGCCCGCATCGCCAGGCCGAACCGATTCGCCTGAATCAGCGACGCCTTCGCCGACAGCGCGATGTCCCCGAGCGCCAGCCCGCCCGCCGGCTCGATGTTGAGCGACGCCGCGTCGCCCGACTGCGACAGGATCGGCAGGCGCAAGCCCGCCTCCCAGCGGGAGCCCACCGCCACGTCCGCCGCGAGTTCGTACGTCGCCCGGTTGGCCACCGGGTAGTGGACCTGACCTGCGCCCATCGGCTCGACCGCCAACGGTCGCCGCGCGACGTCGGCAAACAGCGACAAGGTCCACGAACCCGCCGCCCCGAGGCGCGGCGTCTCGACCGAGAGCAGGGTCGGGTCGCCGCCGGCCGCGGCGCGGAACACCGCCAGATCGATGTTGCGCGTCGGCTCGTCGGCGCTCGCGGTGGCCGCCGCCGCAACGACCGCCGCCGCGACGGTCGCGCCGACCGCGCGCCGCCGCCGCACCGCCAGCCCGACGAGCGCGATCGCCAGCCACAGCGCACCGCTCGCGCCGCGCCCCGCCGGCGCCGCCGCGCAGCCCGCGCCGCGAGCGTGCGCGGCGACCCCCTCGCCATCGACCGTGATGAACGTCTGCATCAACGGGTCGGCGTCCAGGTACACCTCGATGCGCGCCATGTGCCGCCCCGGCGCCGCCGGCGAGAACGCGACGTCGAGGTCGACCCCGCCCATCGGCGGCAGCTCGACCGGCCCGTCGAACCCGATGACCGCGAACGCCTCGTCGTCGACCGGGCCGCCGTCGACGCCGGCCACGCGCACGTCGCGCAGCGTGAACGACCGCGCCGGGTTCATGTTGTTGATGCGAAGCTTGCGGCCGGTCAGCGTCGCGCGCGAGCCGACGGCCGTATCGCCGAACGACACGCTGCACGGGTCGCACGTCACCTCGGGCAGAATGCCGCGGCCGCTGAGCTTGACCACCGCCATCGGGTTGCCGTCGTCGTCGTTCGCGATCGTGAGCGCCCCCTCGAACGGCACCGCGCTCGCCGCCGTCGGGTGGAACTCGACCGTGACCGTGCGGCTCTCGCCGACCGGAATCGTCATCGCGCCGCCGCCGATGACGCGAAACACGTCCATGTCGCTCGTCATCGTCGCGTAGACCTCGAGCTGGAACGTGCCGGTGTTGCTGATCGTGATGTCGTGAGTCGGCGGCGCCGCCGGATTGCGATACGTCGGCGGGAACGGCACGGCGAGCGTGTCGAGCGCGATGATCCGATCGAGCCCGCAGCCGTCGAGTTGCACGCGCGCCATCGGCACGGTGAACCCGTCGCTTTCGATGTCGATGAACGCGTCCGGATCCGTCGCGTCGCAGTCGCGCATCACCGTCGGCTGGAACTTGACGTCGAGCGGCAGCGACTCGCCGGCGGGGATCACGACCGGCAGCGCGGGCGGATCGACGAGCCCGAACTCGTTGGCGTACGGCCCGGAGATCGAAATTGCATCGACCTGAAGCGGCGCCGTTCCGGTGTTCTGCACCGCCACCGTGCGCGTCTTCGGGAACTCCGCCTGCACGTCGTGGCCGCCGTAGTCGACCGCGCTCGGGGACACCGCCATGTCGGGAGCCACACCTTCCGCCGACACCGGCACGCTCGCGACCACCGGCAGACACGACGGGATGTCCGTCGTCACCGTGACGGTGCCCGACGCCGGACCGAGCGCCGCCGGGTGCGCGATCACCTCGTACACCAGCTCCTCCCCCGTTCCTCCGGGGCCGGCCGGCGCCGGGTCCAGGCGCGCGGGCAGCGACGCCGGCGACACGGGATTCACCGAAAAGTCGGCCGCGTTGTCGACCGACAGCCCGCCGACGACGAACGGCGCGGTGCCCGTGTTCTTGACGACCAACGTCCGCGTCACCGGCGAGCGGTCGACGCGCACGGCGTCGAACGCGACCGACATCGGCGTCAACTCCATCGCGGCGACGCGGCCGGGGCCGAGCACCGCCACCGTCGCGGTCGGCGCGTTCGGGTCGTCGCTCGCGATCACGATCTGCCCCGCGTAGTCGGCGTGCATCGCCGGCGTAAACCCGAGTTCGAACGACAGCGACTCGCCCGGCGCGAGCGTGTGAGGCAGCGACGGCCACGGCGTGACGATCGGAAAGACCGTCGTCATCGACACGGTGACGTCCGTGATGGTCAGCGGTGCGGTGCCGCCGTTTTCGAGTCGCACCGCGATCGGCTCCGCCGACTCGCACACGCGCGTCGCGGGAAACGCCACCGGCGACGGCGAGACCACGAGCTGCGCCTGCACGCCCTCGCAGTCCAGCGGCACCACGACGACCCCCTCGTCCGCGTCGTCGCTCGCGATCCGCACAGACGACGACTTGGCTCCGGTCGAACTCGGCGTGCACACCACCTGCCAGGTCGCCGTCGCCCCGGGCGCGAGCACGACATCGGGCGGCGGAATCGACCCGGACGTGAACGCGAACTCGCCGGCGTCACCGCCCGCGATCGCGACGCCGCTGATCGTGAGCGGCGCCGAGCCGTCGTTGCGCACCGTGATCGCCGCGGGCGCGCTGCTCTGCGACACGTTGACGGCGCCGAAGTCGATCCGGCCGCCCGCGGGGTCCACCAGCGTGATCTCCGGCTTCTGGCCGGTGCCGGACACCGCGACGTCCACCGTCGGCTCGTCGAGGTCGTCGCTGTTGAACCGCACCGTCGCGGTCCGCGCGCCCTCGGCCGACGGCGAAAACGTCACCGACACGTCCTGCGAACCGCCCGGCGGGACCGAGAAGCTCGCCGGCGAAGCGGAGAAGTCCGCGGCCGCGGGCCCGAGGGTCGACACCGTCACGTTGAGCGTCGCCGACGTCGACCCGCCGGCGTTCGACACCGTGATCGTCTGCGCGCCGCTGGTCGTGCCGACGAGTTGCGGCCCGAACGACAGCGACGCCGGCGCCACCGCGATGTCCGGCGTCACGCCGTTGCACGCCAGCGGTGGAACGGGCACGGACGCCGCGTTGTCCGCGTCGCTGCCGACCGCCAGCGACGACGATTTCACCCCGACCGATCCGGGCCGGCAGCGGACCGACACCGTCCGCGACGCCCCCGGCGCGATCGAAAACGGCAACGCCGGCGCCGACGCGACCGCAAAGTCGCCCGCGTCCGGCGCCCCGAGGGTGAGACTCGACACGGTGACCGGCGCGGTGCCGGTGTTCTCGAGAACGAACACGCCATCGCCGGACTGCCCGCCCACGCGCGTGTCGCCGAAGTCGTAGCCGGCGGCGGGCGACAACGACAAGAGCGCCTCGGTCCCGGTTCCCGTGACCGCCACGTTCGCGGACGCCGGCGGCAGCGGGTTGTCGGTCGTCACGACGATCGTGGCCGGTTGCGGCCCCGCGAGTTGCGGCGTGAACGTGACGCTGATGGTCACCGGCGGATCCGACGGCGCGATCGTGCCCGAGAACGCGGTGACCGTGTAGTCGTCGGCGTTCGCGCCGGGGATCGACACGGACAGCACGTTCATGTCGGC includes:
- the smpB gene encoding SsrA-binding protein SmpB translates to MAKRRQRNAAADHADGHKVLVRNKKARHDYAIEETYEAGISLVGSEVKSLRESMASLTDAYAVIRGGEAYLVGARINEYPWANQFNHDPTRDRKLLLHKHEIRRLAVKTAQRGYALVPLAMYLKDGKIKVELGLGVGKRLYEKREAKREAEDRREIERAIKRR
- a CDS encoding choice-of-anchor D domain-containing protein encodes the protein MALPRLPGNVAAGRARPIIAAVFVALVVPAAAAAQPALVADADPLDFGDQRVGVPVTGSLVLTNTGDTDATVTSLAIAGPDAAEFSIAATTPFTVVANGGSATVDVTFTPGATGARSATLTVDYDPGGQSLPVGLAGTGVAPDMVVTVVGGATPPLDFGSARVGTASSTTYTIRVDNAGTDVLSASLATTGANPGDWSYSPPATSFTVPAGGFYDVVATFTPAAAGARSATLTVADDDGLSATPSVDLAMTGTGTEPAISVSPDPIDFAGQRVFTSSAPRLVTISNTGTAPLTVTDIRLAAGDTGDFGLTTSLPMTIAPGSSGAFSVTFTPAAAGTRSSTIEIVSDAPTSPTLVTARGTGLAPVLAVSPTSLAFADTRVGSASATQTFTIDNAGDADMNVLSVSIPGANADDYTVTAFSGTIAPSDPPVTISVTFTPQLAGPQPATIVVTTDNPLPPASANVAVTGTGTEALLSLSPAAGYDFGDTRVGGQSGDGVFVLENTGTAPVTVSSLTLGAPDAGDFAVASAPALPFSIAPGASRTVSVRCRPGSVGVKSSSLAVGSDADNAASVPVPPLACNGVTPDIAVAPASLSFGPQLVGTTSGAQTITVSNAGGSTSATLNVTVSTLGPAAADFSASPASFSVPPGGSQDVSVTFSPSAEGARTATVRFNSDDLDEPTVDVAVSGTGQKPEITLVDPAGGRIDFGAVNVSQSSAPAAITVRNDGSAPLTISGVAIAGGDAGEFAFTSGSIPPPDVVLAPGATATWQVVCTPSSTGAKSSSVRIASDDADEGVVVVPLDCEGVQAQLVVSPSPVAFPATRVCESAEPIAVRLENGGTAPLTITDVTVSMTTVFPIVTPWPSLPHTLAPGESLSFELGFTPAMHADYAGQIVIASDDPNAPTATVAVLGPGRVAAMELTPMSVAFDAVRVDRSPVTRTLVVKNTGTAPFVVGGLSVDNAADFSVNPVSPASLPARLDPAPAGPGGTGEELVYEVIAHPAALGPASGTVTVTTDIPSCLPVVASVPVSAEGVAPDMAVSPSAVDYGGHDVQAEFPKTRTVAVQNTGTAPLQVDAISISGPYANEFGLVDPPALPVVIPAGESLPLDVKFQPTVMRDCDATDPDAFIDIESDGFTVPMARVQLDGCGLDRIIALDTLAVPFPPTYRNPAAPPTHDITISNTGTFQLEVYATMTSDMDVFRVIGGGAMTIPVGESRTVTVEFHPTAASAVPFEGALTIANDDDGNPMAVVKLSGRGILPEVTCDPCSVSFGDTAVGSRATLTGRKLRINNMNPARSFTLRDVRVAGVDGGPVDDEAFAVIGFDGPVELPPMGGVDLDVAFSPAAPGRHMARIEVYLDADPLMQTFITVDGEGVAAHARGAGCAAAPAGRGASGALWLAIALVGLAVRRRRAVGATVAAAVVAAAATASADEPTRNIDLAVFRAAAGGDPTLLSVETPRLGAAGSWTLSLFADVARRPLAVEPMGAGQVHYPVANRATYELAADVAVGSRWEAGLRLPILSQSGDAASLNIEPAGGLALGDIALSAKASLIQANRFGLAMRAEVTVPTATDGEFAGADGPTGHARLIAGGSLGPVDVAGNAGYRLRGRARFVDLEQDDEVTFGLGAAVRTSPRWSWIAEVYGARGLGPGKTEGASPLEIAVGARYRVSRSFGVAAGVARGVLPGVGAAAARGVVLVSYAPGARPLAVPVRPPAPPIDRGDDDGDGVINAEDRCPDEAEDADGFEDADGCPDPDNDSDGVADADDACPAEAEDVDGFEDADGCPDPDNDGDGIPDRDDRCPMEVEDRDGFADGDGCDDPDNDRDGIPDVIDECAVEPETINGNEDDDGCPDAGDSAILEREDRVELIEPIQFRGTTADLTPAGERVLEQVARLIRARPEWARIRIGVHVHPRGPADDALARARAAAVRAWLVRWGIDGDRLVAKGYGSSRPLVPRNVPRARAVNDRVEFVVEQRTPLP
- a CDS encoding GNAT family N-acetyltransferase, translated to MTSAGALRFGADYSETIELTDGTRVRLRMGRPEDAPLLLEGFAQLSPDSRYSRFLAARESLTPAEVEYLTRPDGWDHVAIGALVDGPDGREHGIGVARFVRFADAPDAADVAVTVIDAYQRRGLGTALLRRLFEAARERGIRRLRFEVLADNRRMLALLHGLSPRVVEHVEGGVATGEVVLDDAAAAAPGAVAGGGGPGDGAATPAGGG
- a CDS encoding ComF family protein, which gives rise to MSSLVTSLLDVLYPPRCAACDVPLAGRAALCAACELSLYPLGPACPRCAEPLAGAVSVTCRRCTLAPPPFDRVVAPYRFGGELARAIRRFKFAGRPDLARALAPLYVPAWALAAARERIDVAVPVPLHWRRQARRGYNQAHLLAGEAARVARLPVDAVALRRVRATAPQAGLSAGERAGNVDRAFAVPDRHRRRIAGRRVLLVDDVVTTGATARAAARALVAAGAEGVVVACLARAEN